The Streptosporangiales bacterium sequence AACGCGCGCGCAACAGCGGTGACCGCGCCGACCAGGAGATGATGGCGGCCACGCAGGTGGGCGCGCTCGTGCGCGAGCACCGCGTCGATCTCGTCGTCGGCCAGCGTCCGCAGCGCTTCGCTGCTGACCACCACGCGCTGCCGTCGGCCAGGTAGGCAGTAGGCGGCGGCGACGTCGTGGTCGACGATGACCGCATCCCAGCGTGGGTCACGATGTCCGACGATCGCCATCACGCGGAGTTGATCGCGCCGTAGCGCAGCCGATTCTGCGGCGGCGGCTGCCGCACAGTACACCAGACGCGCGATAACCAGCAGGCTCAGGACTGCTCCTACGACCCCCACCGCTGCGCCACCCGAGGTCGCGTACTGCGCGCGCAACGCCATGACACACGCGCGCAGCAACGCGGCGAGATCACCACTGACCGTCCCGATCGGCACCGCCAGGCTGAACCCCGCCAGGACGACGGATGCCACGATGGACGCGACCAACACCAGCCACATCAGCACGCCCAGCCTCGGCGCCCTGTCGACCCACCCGGCCCTCCGCAGCACCATCGGGCCCACAGCGGCGAGCAGCGCCGCGTACCCGAACAGCACGAGTGCGACCTTCACTGGGCACGCCTCTTCCGCCCGGCCGTCCGTAGTGCGCGCCGCAGGTCGTCGAGCTCGTCCGGATCCAGCCGCTCGGCGAAGCGGAGCAGGGTCGCCGCCGGGTCATCGCCCTCGGCAAGTGCCTCGTCCATCAGACCTGCCGCGTACTCGGCCCTCGTCGCGGTCGGCCAGTAGCGGTAGGCCCGGCCGTCCTTCTCCCGCTGCAACCATCCCTTGCGGTACAGGATCTCCGTCACCGTCAACACCGTGGTGTAGGCCAGCTGGCGATCCTGCTGCAGCTGGTCGAGCACCTCGCGGGACACGCGCACCCGCAGAGGGCGCTCGGCGGACCAGATCCGGTCCATGATCGCCGCCTCCAGGTCACCGAACGACCGCACCCGACCTCCCCACTTCCATCAGAACTTCTAGGCTGCATCGTAGACGACGTTAGCGGAGTCCGGTCGCTGACGTACCCGGTGCACAGTTGGTATTACCGCCGTGGGTCGGTTCTGCTTTCCTTGTGCAGCAGGGTGTCGAGGATCCGGTCCAACTCAGCGTGGTCGATCTCGCCGCGCGCGTACCTTTCCTTAGCCACCGCCAACGCCCGCGCCTCAGCCGACCCGGCGGGGGAAGGAGCCGGACGCCGGAGCAGCGTCGTAGCCAGCACCACGGTGGCCGCGGCCGCCACGATCAGCGCGATCATGGACAAGCTGGGAATCAACCACA is a genomic window containing:
- a CDS encoding BlaI/MecI/CopY family transcriptional regulator, translating into MRSFGDLEAAIMDRIWSAERPLRVRVSREVLDQLQQDRQLAYTTVLTVTEILYRKGWLQREKDGRAYRYWPTATRAEYAAGLMDEALAEGDDPAATLLRFAERLDPDELDDLRRALRTAGRKRRAQ
- a CDS encoding M48 family metalloprotease, with the protein product MKVALVLFGYAALLAAVGPMVLRRAGWVDRAPRLGVLMWLVLVASIVASVVLAGFSLAVPIGTVSGDLAALLRACVMALRAQYATSGGAAVGVVGAVLSLLVIARLVYCAAAAAAESAALRRDQLRVMAIVGHRDPRWDAVIVDHDVAAAYCLPGRRQRVVVSSEALRTLADDEIDAVLAHERAHLRGRHHLLVGAVTAVARAFWFVPVFGVARHEVSRLVELLADDAATRTCSRLAMADALLGVAAVPAPTGALGAGGTSTALRVRRLIEPHVPLSRGRRLVGTLAVGVLLAVPVLVATGPAIVATQLNYCPVPL
- a CDS encoding SHOCT domain-containing protein, with product MGSAGMSGGMWLIPSLSMIALIVAAAATVVLATTLLRRPAPSPAGSAEARALAVAKERYARGEIDHAELDRILDTLLHKESRTDPRR